From Rhodococcus antarcticus, the proteins below share one genomic window:
- a CDS encoding UDP-N-acetylmuramoyl-tripeptide--D-alanyl-D-alanine ligase, which translates to MIGMSLAEVAAAVGGTLHDCPDPGVVVTGPVEFDSRRVGAGSLFVALPGERVDGHTHAAAAVAAGAVGVLAARPVGVPAVVVSPTGGTGSRVMALAGDTDGSGAAVLAALGRLARASIDALPELCVIGVTGSSGKTSTKDLLAAVLAPLGPLVAPPGSFNNELGHPWTVLRATTSTANLVLELSARGVGHVAALCAVAPPRIGVVLNVGTAHLGEFGSREAIARGKGELVEALPPAADGGVAVLNADDPLVVAMASRTTARVVLVGTSARADVRAVDVRLDDEARARFRMTTPAGEVEVALAVHGEHQVGNALAAAAVGLERGATLAQVAESLSQAAAVSERRMDVRTRADGVTVVNDAYNANPDSVKAALKALVSISRTGGRGTARRRCWAVLGEMGELGPDAVREHDAIGRYVVRLDVSRLVVVGALGSPTEAVHRGAYMEGSWGEETVMVPDVEAALALLRAEVEPGDVVLVKASKSVGLWRVAEGLLADEDPGDDAVLDTGDGTVTA; encoded by the coding sequence GTGATCGGGATGAGCCTCGCCGAGGTGGCCGCGGCGGTGGGCGGCACCCTGCACGACTGCCCGGACCCGGGCGTGGTGGTCACCGGACCCGTCGAGTTCGACTCCCGCAGGGTCGGTGCCGGCAGCCTGTTCGTGGCGCTGCCCGGGGAGCGGGTGGACGGGCACACCCACGCCGCCGCGGCCGTGGCCGCCGGAGCGGTGGGGGTCCTCGCCGCCCGGCCGGTCGGCGTGCCGGCCGTCGTGGTCAGCCCGACCGGGGGCACCGGCAGCCGGGTGATGGCCCTGGCCGGCGACACCGACGGGTCGGGCGCCGCCGTCCTCGCCGCGCTGGGCCGCCTCGCCCGGGCGAGCATCGACGCGCTGCCGGAGCTCTGCGTCATCGGCGTCACCGGCTCCTCGGGCAAGACCTCGACCAAGGACCTCCTCGCTGCGGTGCTCGCCCCCCTGGGGCCGCTGGTGGCGCCGCCGGGTTCCTTCAACAACGAGCTCGGCCACCCGTGGACCGTGCTCCGCGCCACCACCTCCACCGCGAACCTCGTGCTCGAGCTCTCCGCCCGCGGGGTGGGCCACGTGGCCGCGCTGTGCGCCGTCGCACCGCCGCGGATCGGGGTGGTGCTCAACGTCGGCACCGCGCACCTCGGTGAGTTCGGCTCCCGGGAGGCCATCGCCCGGGGCAAGGGCGAGCTGGTCGAGGCGCTGCCCCCGGCTGCGGACGGGGGCGTGGCCGTGCTCAACGCGGACGACCCCCTCGTCGTGGCCATGGCCTCGCGCACCACCGCGCGGGTGGTGCTCGTGGGGACCTCCGCCCGGGCCGACGTGCGTGCGGTGGACGTCCGGCTCGACGACGAGGCCCGGGCCCGCTTCCGCATGACCACCCCGGCCGGCGAGGTCGAGGTGGCCCTGGCCGTGCACGGCGAGCACCAGGTGGGCAACGCGCTGGCCGCGGCGGCCGTGGGGCTGGAGCGCGGCGCCACCCTGGCGCAGGTCGCCGAGTCCCTGAGCCAGGCCGCGGCGGTCTCCGAGCGCCGGATGGACGTGCGCACCCGCGCCGACGGCGTGACCGTGGTCAACGACGCCTACAACGCCAACCCCGACTCGGTGAAGGCCGCGCTCAAGGCGCTGGTGTCCATCAGCCGCACGGGCGGCCGTGGCACGGCGCGCCGGCGCTGCTGGGCGGTGCTGGGGGAGATGGGCGAGCTGGGGCCGGACGCGGTGCGCGAGCACGACGCGATCGGTCGCTACGTCGTCCGACTGGACGTGAGCCGCCTGGTGGTGGTGGGTGCGCTCGGCTCCCCGACCGAGGCCGTGCACCGCGGGGCCTACATGGAGGGCTCGTGGGGCGAGGAGACGGTGATGGTGCCCGACGTGGAGGCCGCTCTGGCCCTGCTGCGCGCGGAGGTCGAACCCGGTGACGTGGTGCTGGTGAAGGCGTCGAAGTCGGTCGGCCTGTGGCGGGTGGCCGAGGGGCTGCTCGCCGACGAGGACCCCGGTGACGACGCGGTGCTCGACACCGGCGACGGGACGGTGACCGCGTGA
- a CDS encoding UDP-N-acetylmuramoyl-L-alanyl-D-glutamate--2,6-diaminopimelate ligase, with protein sequence MTSPDAPLRPARVQPVALVELATLVDAELAGADEALLVTGVTLRAQDARPGDLFAALPGARAHGADFAAAALAAGAVAVLTDPEGATRPGLDGVPLLVHPAPRAVLGELAAHVYGRPSQRLQVLGITGTSGKTTTAYLVEAGLRSGGRTPGLIGTVETRVDGRALPSAFTTPEAPDLQALLALMLEQGVDSVVMEVSSHALELGRADGTRFAVGAFTNLSHEHLDFHPGMEAYFAAKARLFDPASPVATPCAVVCTDDVWGVRMARLAGPGTVTVSTSGAAASWTTGPVTVAPSGAQAFALHGPDGVTVTAELRLPGAYNVANAALAVAVLAAAGVGPGDAVRGIAGVDVPGRMERVDRGQPFVAVVDYAHKPAALQAVIDALRAQGSGRLAVVVGAGGDRDTTKRCLMGDVAARGADLLVVTDDNPRTEDPATIRAEVLGGALAVPADLRGEVRESDDRAAAIAAAVAWARAGDVVLVAGKGHETGQEVHGVKHPFDDRAELARAIGAHPTTSGARA encoded by the coding sequence GTGACCTCTCCCGACGCCCCGCTGCGGCCCGCCAGGGTGCAGCCGGTCGCCCTGGTCGAGCTGGCCACCCTCGTCGACGCCGAGCTGGCGGGCGCCGACGAGGCCCTGCTCGTCACCGGAGTCACCCTCCGCGCCCAGGACGCCCGCCCCGGCGACCTGTTCGCGGCCCTGCCCGGTGCCCGTGCCCACGGCGCGGACTTCGCGGCCGCCGCGCTGGCCGCCGGCGCCGTGGCCGTGCTCACCGACCCGGAGGGCGCCACCCGCCCCGGGCTCGACGGCGTCCCGCTGCTCGTGCACCCGGCGCCGCGCGCCGTGCTCGGCGAGCTCGCGGCCCACGTCTACGGCCGGCCGTCCCAGCGCCTGCAGGTGCTCGGGATCACCGGTACCTCCGGCAAGACCACGACCGCCTACCTCGTGGAGGCCGGTCTGCGGTCCGGCGGGCGGACCCCCGGGCTCATCGGCACCGTGGAGACGAGGGTGGACGGCCGGGCCCTGCCCAGTGCCTTCACCACGCCCGAGGCGCCGGACCTGCAGGCCCTGCTCGCCCTCATGCTCGAGCAGGGGGTGGACTCGGTGGTCATGGAGGTCTCCAGCCACGCCCTCGAGCTCGGCCGCGCCGACGGCACCCGGTTCGCCGTCGGGGCGTTCACCAACCTCTCCCACGAGCACCTCGACTTCCACCCGGGCATGGAGGCCTACTTCGCGGCCAAGGCCCGGCTGTTCGACCCGGCCTCGCCGGTGGCCACTCCCTGCGCCGTCGTCTGCACCGACGACGTGTGGGGCGTGCGGATGGCCCGGCTCGCCGGTCCGGGCACCGTGACCGTGTCCACCTCCGGTGCTGCGGCCAGCTGGACCACCGGCCCGGTGACCGTCGCCCCCAGCGGGGCCCAGGCGTTCGCGCTGCACGGCCCGGACGGCGTGACGGTCACGGCCGAGCTCCGGCTGCCCGGCGCCTACAACGTGGCCAACGCCGCGCTCGCCGTGGCCGTGCTGGCCGCAGCCGGGGTCGGACCCGGCGACGCCGTCCGCGGGATCGCCGGGGTGGACGTGCCCGGACGGATGGAGCGGGTGGACCGCGGGCAGCCCTTCGTGGCCGTCGTGGACTACGCCCACAAGCCCGCCGCGCTGCAGGCCGTCATCGACGCGCTCCGCGCCCAGGGCTCCGGCCGTCTCGCCGTGGTGGTGGGGGCGGGCGGTGACCGCGACACCACCAAGCGGTGCCTCATGGGCGACGTGGCCGCGCGCGGGGCCGACCTGCTCGTGGTCACCGACGACAACCCGCGCACCGAGGACCCCGCCACCATCCGTGCGGAGGTGCTCGGCGGTGCCCTCGCGGTGCCGGCCGACCTCCGCGGCGAGGTCCGCGAGAGCGACGACCGGGCGGCGGCCATCGCCGCGGCCGTGGCGTGGGCCAGGGCGGGCGACGTCGTCCTCGTGGCGGGCAAGGGACACGAGACCGGCCAGGAGGTCCACGGCGTGAAGCACCCGTTCGACGACAGGGCGGAGCTCGCCCGAGCGATCGGCGCGCACCCCACCACCAGCGGAGCACGCGCGTGA
- a CDS encoding peptidoglycan D,D-transpeptidase FtsI family protein: MAAGRPRQPLRTTTRGRTGTATPTRGRTIRHAGRRIGGDGRRYTVGRWVMLGALTLAALQLVRVQGIDATALAAGADAQRTSTVVLPATRGAITDRAGTPIAFTMEAKALTFQPRFVRASIDKARETEPSADTAEVRFGQIADLIKEKVPELSRADLYTAMAGDASFVYLAKKVNPATASEITTAFPEVGAERQAIREYPGGALAANMVGSVGADGSGLLGLEASMDSQLAGADGSRVVERGEDGTVIPGSQRDEVPAVNGTSVQLTLDSELQWYVQQAVQRAKDLSGARNASAVVLDVKSGQVRAMANDGTFDPNTQLGTATARALGNSSVSSPFEPGSVNKIVAAAAAIDMGLTTPDEVLQVPGKIALGGVTVKDAWVHGTLDLTTTGVFGKSSNVGTLELAQRVGPDAYAQMLAKFGLGATTDVGLPGESAGSVPVQSQWSGSTFANLPIGQGLSMTLLQMTGMYQAIANDGVRIPPRIVASTTAPDGTVTTSPQPDGIQVVSAQTAVTVRNMFRAVVQDDKGQQRGTGVAAAVAGYQIAGKTGTAQQVDPACGCYSQSAYNITFAGMAPADAPRFVVGIMLDNPVRSSDGSAGHSSAPLFHDIASWLLQHDDVPLSAEPTPKLTLVAG; the protein is encoded by the coding sequence ATGGCCGCCGGACGTCCCCGCCAGCCCCTTCGCACCACCACGCGTGGGCGCACGGGCACCGCGACCCCCACGCGTGGGCGCACGATCCGCCACGCGGGGCGCCGCATCGGCGGTGACGGTCGCCGCTACACCGTCGGTCGCTGGGTCATGCTCGGGGCGCTGACCCTCGCGGCGCTGCAGCTCGTCCGCGTGCAGGGCATCGACGCGACGGCGCTGGCCGCCGGCGCCGACGCCCAGCGCACCTCGACGGTGGTGCTGCCCGCCACCCGCGGGGCCATCACCGACCGCGCCGGCACGCCCATCGCCTTCACCATGGAGGCCAAGGCGCTGACCTTCCAGCCGAGGTTCGTCCGCGCGAGCATCGACAAGGCTCGGGAGACCGAGCCCAGCGCCGACACCGCCGAGGTGCGCTTCGGCCAGATCGCGGACCTGATCAAGGAGAAGGTTCCCGAGCTGTCCCGGGCGGACCTGTACACCGCCATGGCCGGGGACGCGTCCTTCGTCTACCTGGCCAAGAAGGTCAATCCCGCCACCGCGTCGGAGATCACCACCGCCTTTCCCGAGGTCGGCGCCGAGCGCCAGGCGATCCGGGAGTACCCCGGTGGCGCGCTGGCCGCGAACATGGTCGGTTCCGTCGGCGCCGACGGCAGCGGGCTGCTCGGTCTCGAGGCGTCGATGGACTCCCAGCTCGCGGGCGCCGACGGCAGCCGGGTCGTCGAGCGCGGGGAGGACGGCACCGTCATCCCCGGCAGCCAGCGTGACGAGGTGCCCGCCGTGAACGGCACCTCCGTCCAGCTCACCCTCGACTCCGAGCTGCAGTGGTACGTGCAGCAGGCGGTGCAGCGGGCCAAGGACCTCTCCGGGGCCCGCAACGCCTCCGCCGTGGTGCTGGACGTGAAGAGCGGGCAGGTCCGCGCGATGGCCAACGACGGCACCTTCGACCCCAACACCCAGCTCGGCACGGCCACCGCGCGGGCCCTGGGCAACTCCTCCGTGAGCTCGCCGTTCGAGCCGGGGTCGGTGAACAAGATCGTCGCCGCCGCGGCCGCCATCGACATGGGCCTGACCACCCCGGACGAGGTGCTCCAGGTCCCGGGCAAGATCGCCCTCGGCGGGGTGACCGTCAAGGACGCGTGGGTGCACGGGACGCTGGACCTGACCACGACGGGGGTGTTCGGCAAGTCCTCCAACGTCGGCACCCTGGAGCTGGCCCAGCGCGTCGGACCGGACGCCTACGCGCAGATGCTCGCCAAGTTCGGCCTCGGCGCGACCACCGACGTCGGCCTGCCGGGGGAGAGCGCCGGCTCGGTGCCGGTCCAGTCGCAGTGGTCGGGCTCCACGTTCGCCAACCTGCCGATCGGCCAGGGGCTGTCCATGACGCTGCTCCAGATGACGGGCATGTACCAGGCCATCGCCAACGACGGTGTCCGCATCCCACCGCGCATCGTCGCCTCCACCACGGCCCCGGACGGGACCGTGACCACCAGCCCGCAGCCGGACGGGATCCAGGTGGTCAGCGCGCAGACGGCGGTCACCGTGCGCAACATGTTCCGGGCGGTGGTCCAGGACGACAAGGGCCAGCAGCGTGGAACCGGGGTGGCGGCCGCCGTCGCCGGCTACCAGATCGCCGGCAAGACCGGCACGGCCCAGCAGGTCGACCCCGCCTGCGGCTGCTACTCCCAGTCCGCCTACAACATCACCTTCGCGGGCATGGCCCCGGCCGACGCCCCGCGCTTCGTCGTCGGGATCATGCTCGACAACCCCGTGCGCAGCTCCGACGGCAGTGCTGGACACTCCTCGGCCCCGCTGTTCCACGACATCGCCTCGTGGCTGCTGCAGCACGATGACGTGCCCCTCTCGGCGGAGCCCACGCCCAAGCTGACCCTCGTCGCCGGCTGA